In the Harmonia axyridis chromosome 3, icHarAxyr1.1, whole genome shotgun sequence genome, one interval contains:
- the LOC123677200 gene encoding uncharacterized protein LOC123677200, whose protein sequence is METVLMKLILFLFVIIGSQYVVAKPYSGRVKRFSDQHLADLETRIAMNTKFNGIAITMPVGGGKYGVDPWKLGRKRRSEPRRVEELFKNQEEDEGDPSQPTPLNYDELLFLAKIGLMSLRNNF, encoded by the exons ATGGAGACTGTGCTTATGAAGTTGATTCTGTTTTTGTTCGTCATAATCGGGAGTCAGTATGTGGTGGCTAAGCCTTATAGTGGAAg GGTTAAACGTTTCTCAGATCAACATCTTGCAGACCTGGAAACAAGAATAGCCATGAACACAAAATTCAATGGAATAGCAATAACCATGCCTGTTGGAGGAGGAAAATATGGAGTGGATCCATGGAAATT aggcCGCAAACGGAGATCAGAGCCTAGGAGAGTTGAAGAGCTTTTCAAAAACCAAGAAGAAGATGAAGGAGATCCATCACAACCCACACCTTTAAACTATGATGAGCTTCTGTTTCTGGCAAAAATCGGCTTGATGAGTCTGAGAAATAACTTCTAA